From the Leifsonia sp. AG29 genome, one window contains:
- the pheS gene encoding phenylalanine--tRNA ligase subunit alpha: MSDTTEITESAVEAAVAAALAAIDAAHDSAALKTVRHDHTAEGSALARLNAAIRDLPGDRKAAAGKLVGGARARVNQAFAAKEASIAEAEEAAQLAAETVDVTALPSRWTPGARHPLSLLQERIADIFIGMGWEVAEGPELESEWYNFDALNFDADHPARAMQDTFFVEPTDSHLVLRTHTSPVQLRALLGDDLPVYRIAPGRVFRTDEFDATHLPVFHQTEGIAVDKGLTMAHLRGTLDHFVKTLFGPEAKVRLRPNYFPFTEPSAELDLWHPTFAGGARWIEWGGCGMVNPNVLRSAGIDPDVYSGFAFGMGVERALMFRNDVKDMRDMAEGDVRFSQQFGMVV, encoded by the coding sequence GTGTCAGATACCACGGAGATCACCGAATCCGCGGTCGAGGCGGCCGTCGCCGCCGCGCTCGCAGCGATCGACGCCGCCCACGATTCCGCCGCGCTCAAGACGGTCCGCCACGACCACACGGCAGAGGGCTCGGCGCTCGCCCGGCTGAACGCCGCGATCCGCGACCTGCCCGGCGACCGCAAGGCCGCGGCCGGAAAGCTGGTCGGCGGTGCCCGGGCGCGCGTGAACCAGGCGTTCGCCGCCAAGGAGGCGAGCATCGCCGAGGCCGAGGAGGCCGCCCAGCTCGCCGCCGAGACCGTCGACGTGACCGCGCTGCCGAGCCGCTGGACGCCCGGCGCCCGGCACCCGCTGAGCCTCCTCCAGGAGCGCATCGCCGACATCTTCATCGGCATGGGCTGGGAGGTCGCGGAGGGTCCCGAGCTCGAGAGCGAGTGGTACAACTTCGACGCGCTCAACTTCGACGCCGATCACCCGGCGCGCGCCATGCAGGACACCTTCTTCGTCGAGCCGACCGACTCGCACCTCGTCCTCCGCACCCACACCTCCCCGGTCCAGTTGCGGGCGCTCCTCGGCGACGACCTCCCGGTGTACCGGATCGCGCCGGGACGGGTGTTCCGGACCGACGAGTTCGACGCCACCCACCTCCCCGTCTTCCACCAGACCGAGGGCATTGCCGTCGACAAGGGCCTGACGATGGCGCACCTGCGCGGCACGCTCGACCACTTCGTGAAGACCCTGTTCGGGCCGGAGGCGAAGGTGCGCCTCCGCCCGAACTACTTCCCGTTCACCGAGCCGAGCGCCGAGCTCGACCTCTGGCACCCGACCTTCGCCGGAGGCGCGCGCTGGATCGAGTGGGGCGGCTGCGGGATGGTGAACCCGAACGTGCTCCGGAGCGCGGGCATCGACCCCGACGTGTACTCGGGCTTCGCGTTCGGGATGGGCGTCGAGCGGGCGCTGATGTTCCGCAACGACGTCAAAGACATGCGCGACATGGCCGAGGGCGATGTCCGCTTCTCCCAGCAGTTCGGAATGGTGGTCTGA
- the infC gene encoding translation initiation factor IF-3 translates to MARSEETDISDPRTNDRIRVPEVRLVGPSGEQVGVVKIEVALRLAQEADLDLVEVAPNSKPPVAKIMDYGKFKYEAAQKAKEARRNQANTILKEVRFRLKIDKHDYETKRKRAEGFLKAGDKVKAMILFRGREQSRPEQGVRLLGRFAEDVAEFGQVESNPTIDGRNMVMIISPLKNKSEAKQEANAHRAATKARAQGRDQEAVADADDTAQSDKSSPAQATNEEK, encoded by the coding sequence ATCGCTCGATCAGAGGAGACAGACATCAGCGATCCCCGTACGAATGACCGTATCCGCGTCCCCGAAGTACGACTCGTCGGCCCCAGCGGAGAGCAGGTCGGCGTCGTCAAGATCGAGGTCGCACTGCGACTCGCTCAGGAGGCCGACCTCGACCTGGTCGAAGTCGCGCCCAACTCCAAGCCGCCGGTCGCCAAGATCATGGACTACGGCAAGTTCAAGTACGAGGCTGCGCAGAAGGCCAAGGAGGCCCGGCGCAACCAGGCGAACACGATCCTCAAAGAGGTCCGGTTCCGTCTCAAGATCGACAAGCACGACTACGAGACCAAGCGCAAGCGCGCCGAGGGCTTCCTCAAGGCGGGCGACAAGGTGAAGGCCATGATCCTCTTCCGGGGCCGCGAGCAGTCGCGCCCGGAGCAGGGCGTCCGCCTCCTCGGTCGCTTCGCGGAGGACGTCGCCGAGTTCGGCCAGGTGGAGTCCAACCCCACCATCGACGGCCGCAACATGGTGATGATCATCAGCCCGCTCAAGAACAAGTCCGAGGCCAAGCAAGAGGCCAACGCACACCGTGCCGCCACCAAGGCGCGCGCCCAGGGGCGCGACCAGGAGGCGGTTGCTGACGCAGACGACACTGCTCAGTCCGACAAGAGTTCGCCCGCCCAGGCGACGAACGAGGAGAAGTAA
- the pheT gene encoding phenylalanine--tRNA ligase subunit beta: MRVPLSWLGEYVDLEPGTTAEEVHAALVSVGLEEEDVHTFEIAGPVVVGQVLSFEEEPQSNGKTIRWCQVRVAPEGEKAADGGEDVRGIVCGARNFFAGDKVVVTLPGSVLPGPFPIAARKTYGHVSDGMIASARELGLGDDHAGILRLSTLGLDPEVGTDAVSLLGLDDTAVEVNVTPDRGYAFSIRGIAREYSHATGAAFRDPAAAVGLYPAGEHAKGFSVGIDDRAPIRGRVGATVFVTRVVRDVDGSRPTPAWMVARLKLAGIRSISLVVDITNYVMLELGQPIHGYDLDKLAGGIVVRRAHAGETLVTLDDQTRTLDGEDLLITDESGAIGLAGVMGGAATEIGPETRNVLVEAANFDPVSIARTARRHKLPSEASKRFERGVDPRVAVAAAARVVQLLEQLAGGKADELGSFHDASDEVEPIRLPEGYIPGLIGVDFTDDEVRDALAEIGGALTEEPGALLVTPPSWRPDLRDKSDLAEEVARIVGYDRIPSVLPVAPPGRGLTRAQRLRRSVSQMLADNGSTEVLSFPFVSEHDNDLFGAAEPGGVRAVKLANALDATAPYLRTSLLPGLVDAAKRNLARGLVDLSLYETGTVFLPGDGALGSAELPVGAELPSEATLAALNAGIPHQPRHLAGLVLGNRLEKQPGVPPVAAGLSDALDLVRQAASAVGAEVRFVQGRHQALHPGRTALVVATGADGSETTVGFAGELLPALAAELDLPRVVAVFELDLDLLLDIAPTEVVARVIAGLPAATQDLSLVVPADVPAGDVLRAVRDGAGALLEDIRLVDDYRGAGIAAGSKSLTFALRFRAEDRTLTAAEASEAKLAGAARAGELFGAAIRE, encoded by the coding sequence ATGCGCGTCCCTCTCAGCTGGCTCGGCGAGTACGTCGACCTGGAGCCCGGCACCACGGCCGAGGAGGTGCACGCCGCCCTCGTGTCCGTCGGGCTCGAGGAGGAGGACGTGCACACCTTCGAGATCGCGGGCCCGGTCGTGGTCGGGCAGGTGCTCTCCTTCGAGGAGGAGCCCCAGAGCAACGGCAAGACCATCCGCTGGTGCCAGGTCCGCGTCGCCCCCGAGGGCGAGAAGGCGGCCGACGGCGGCGAGGACGTCCGCGGCATCGTCTGCGGCGCCCGCAACTTCTTCGCCGGCGACAAGGTCGTCGTGACACTGCCGGGCTCGGTGCTTCCCGGCCCGTTCCCGATCGCCGCCCGCAAGACGTACGGCCACGTGTCCGACGGCATGATCGCCTCCGCCCGGGAGCTCGGCCTCGGCGACGACCACGCGGGCATCCTCCGCCTGTCGACGCTCGGCCTCGACCCGGAGGTCGGCACGGACGCGGTCTCGCTGCTCGGGCTCGACGACACCGCGGTGGAGGTCAACGTCACGCCGGACCGCGGCTACGCGTTCTCCATCCGCGGCATCGCCCGCGAGTACTCGCACGCGACCGGTGCCGCCTTCCGCGACCCGGCCGCCGCCGTCGGGCTGTACCCGGCGGGCGAGCACGCCAAGGGCTTCAGCGTCGGCATCGACGATCGTGCGCCCATCCGCGGCCGGGTCGGTGCCACGGTCTTCGTGACCCGTGTCGTCCGCGACGTCGACGGCTCCCGGCCGACGCCGGCCTGGATGGTCGCCCGGCTGAAGCTCGCCGGGATCCGGTCGATCTCCCTCGTCGTCGACATCACGAACTACGTCATGCTCGAGCTCGGCCAGCCCATCCACGGCTACGACCTCGACAAGCTCGCGGGAGGCATCGTCGTGCGCCGAGCGCACGCGGGCGAGACGCTCGTGACGCTCGACGACCAGACCCGCACCCTCGACGGGGAGGACCTCCTCATCACGGACGAGTCCGGGGCCATCGGCCTCGCGGGCGTCATGGGCGGTGCCGCGACCGAGATCGGGCCGGAGACGCGCAACGTGCTGGTCGAGGCGGCCAACTTCGATCCCGTGTCTATCGCGCGGACCGCTCGCCGCCACAAGCTGCCGAGCGAGGCGTCGAAGCGCTTCGAGCGCGGAGTCGACCCCCGGGTCGCCGTCGCGGCGGCTGCCCGCGTCGTCCAGCTGCTCGAGCAGCTGGCCGGGGGCAAGGCGGACGAGCTCGGGTCGTTCCACGACGCGTCCGACGAGGTCGAGCCGATCCGCCTGCCCGAGGGGTACATCCCGGGGCTCATCGGCGTCGACTTCACCGACGACGAGGTCCGCGACGCGCTGGCGGAGATCGGAGGCGCCCTCACGGAGGAGCCGGGTGCCCTGCTGGTCACCCCGCCCAGCTGGCGTCCCGACCTCCGCGACAAGTCCGATCTCGCCGAAGAGGTGGCCCGCATCGTGGGTTACGACCGCATCCCCTCGGTGCTGCCGGTCGCGCCTCCCGGGCGCGGCCTGACCCGTGCGCAACGCCTCCGCCGTTCGGTCTCGCAGATGCTCGCCGACAACGGGTCCACCGAGGTCTTGTCGTTCCCGTTCGTCAGCGAGCACGACAACGACCTGTTCGGTGCGGCCGAGCCGGGCGGCGTCCGCGCGGTGAAGCTGGCCAACGCCCTCGACGCGACGGCGCCGTACCTGCGCACCTCCCTCCTCCCCGGGCTGGTCGATGCGGCCAAGCGCAACCTGGCCCGCGGCCTGGTCGACCTGTCGCTGTACGAGACCGGCACGGTGTTCCTCCCCGGTGACGGCGCGCTCGGCTCGGCCGAGCTGCCCGTCGGGGCCGAGCTCCCCTCCGAGGCGACGCTCGCGGCGCTCAACGCCGGCATCCCGCACCAGCCGCGGCACCTGGCAGGTCTGGTGCTCGGCAACCGGCTCGAGAAGCAGCCGGGCGTGCCGCCCGTGGCCGCCGGCCTGTCCGACGCGCTCGACCTGGTGCGCCAGGCGGCCTCGGCGGTGGGCGCGGAGGTGCGCTTCGTCCAGGGGCGCCATCAAGCCCTCCACCCGGGCCGCACGGCGCTGGTCGTCGCGACCGGCGCCGACGGCTCCGAGACCACGGTGGGCTTCGCGGGCGAGCTGCTGCCGGCCCTCGCGGCGGAACTCGACCTGCCGCGCGTCGTCGCGGTGTTCGAGCTCGACCTCGATCTGCTCCTCGACATCGCTCCGACCGAGGTCGTGGCGCGGGTCATCGCGGGCTTGCCCGCCGCCACGCAGGACCTCTCCCTGGTCGTCCCGGCGGACGTGCCGGCCGGAGACGTGCTACGGGCCGTTCGGGACGGCGCCGGCGCCCTGCTCGAGGACATCCGTCTCGTCGACGACTATCGCGGGGCCGGGATCGCCGCCGGCAGCAAGAGCCTGACCTTCGCGCTGCGGTTCCGCGCGGAGGACCGCACGCTGACGGCGGCCGAGGCGAGCGAGGCGAAGCTCGCCGGTGCGGCCCGGGCGGGAGAGCTCTTCGGCGCCGCGATCCGGGAGTGA
- a CDS encoding amidase → MADLHELTALDLWQELQSGRVSPREVAAHYLDRIDRLNPRLGAFVTVTPEHALARAAFVEQSVPKTAPLWGLPSGDKDLWHRAGVRTGFGSRSVVDLVPEVSDELVETLDEAGAVSLGKTNAPEFGLPAYTESLAAPPARNPWDLRLGAGGSSGGAAVAVAAGMLPFAPGSDGGGSVRIPAAACGLVGLKPTRGLVPAGSGVDSLAGLVVAGPLARTTADAALLLDGMIARRNGRIDHHYTLRAPYEDDGPFLGTAVRGEGRFQLGVMTTSAWDGAYEITIAPEARVALDTAVDAFAAIGHGIEETALEPDDTYAPAFRTIWQAGAARIPAEGEQLDLLEPLTAWLVGRGRELSARQLSEALSALTAYERSFIRQLSSFDAVLTPAMALTPRPVGWYDQEDGERNFEQQVQYTPFTSMLNVTGLPAIVLPVSQTADGLPMGVQLIGRPGGERTLLSLAAQLERRIRWQDRRPPVW, encoded by the coding sequence ATGGCCGACCTTCACGAGCTGACGGCGCTCGACCTCTGGCAGGAGCTTCAGTCGGGGCGCGTGTCGCCGCGCGAGGTCGCAGCGCACTACCTCGACCGCATCGACCGGTTGAACCCTCGACTCGGAGCGTTCGTCACGGTCACGCCTGAGCACGCGCTCGCCCGGGCGGCCTTCGTCGAGCAGTCCGTGCCGAAGACCGCCCCGCTCTGGGGGCTGCCGTCGGGCGACAAGGATCTCTGGCATCGAGCCGGGGTGCGGACGGGTTTCGGGTCACGCAGCGTGGTCGACCTCGTGCCCGAGGTCTCCGACGAGCTCGTCGAGACGCTGGACGAAGCCGGGGCGGTCAGCCTCGGCAAGACGAATGCGCCCGAGTTCGGGCTTCCGGCGTACACCGAGTCGCTGGCAGCGCCTCCCGCCCGCAACCCGTGGGACCTGCGGCTGGGCGCCGGCGGGTCGAGCGGAGGCGCCGCGGTCGCCGTGGCTGCCGGCATGCTGCCCTTCGCGCCCGGCTCCGATGGGGGCGGCAGCGTCCGCATTCCCGCCGCAGCCTGCGGGCTGGTGGGCTTGAAGCCCACCCGGGGCCTCGTGCCGGCCGGAAGCGGCGTCGACTCGCTGGCGGGGCTCGTCGTGGCGGGTCCGCTCGCTCGCACCACGGCAGATGCGGCGCTTCTCCTCGACGGCATGATCGCTCGCCGCAACGGCCGGATCGACCACCACTACACGCTCCGGGCGCCCTACGAGGACGACGGGCCGTTCCTCGGAACGGCTGTGCGAGGGGAGGGTCGCTTCCAGCTCGGCGTGATGACCACCTCCGCCTGGGACGGCGCGTACGAGATCACGATCGCTCCGGAGGCGCGGGTCGCCCTCGACACCGCCGTCGACGCGTTCGCGGCGATCGGGCACGGCATCGAGGAGACGGCCCTCGAGCCCGACGACACCTATGCGCCCGCATTCCGCACGATCTGGCAGGCAGGCGCCGCCCGCATCCCGGCTGAGGGTGAGCAGCTGGACCTCCTCGAGCCGCTGACCGCGTGGCTCGTCGGGCGCGGACGCGAACTCAGCGCACGGCAGCTGAGCGAGGCGCTGAGCGCCCTCACCGCGTACGAACGGTCGTTCATCCGCCAGCTGTCGTCGTTCGACGCCGTGCTCACGCCGGCGATGGCGCTCACCCCGCGCCCGGTCGGCTGGTACGACCAGGAGGACGGCGAGCGCAACTTCGAGCAGCAGGTGCAGTACACGCCGTTCACGTCGATGCTCAACGTGACCGGGCTCCCCGCGATCGTGCTGCCGGTCTCGCAGACGGCGGACGGCCTCCCGATGGGCGTCCAGCTGATCGGGCGCCCGGGAGGCGAGCGCACCCTCCTGTCACTGGCCGCTCAGCTCGAGCGGCGCATCCGCTGGCAGGACAGGCGGCCGCCCGTCTGGTGA
- the argC gene encoding N-acetyl-gamma-glutamyl-phosphate reductase has product MTLSVAVAGASGYAGGELLRILAGHPEFEIRTVTAHQNAGQPLIAHQPHLRSLAHLTLSESTPENLAGHDVVFLALPHGKSGEIAAQLPDDTLVVDCGADHRLESDADWAAFYGGAYFGSWAYGVPELPLLRDGATRKQRERLVGAKRIAAPGCNASAVSLALAPGISSGLIEEEDLVAVLAVGPSGAGKSLKTMYLASEILGSANPYAVGGTHRHIPEIQQNLRKAGAVSPTLSFTPVLVPMARGILATSTARVKPGVTAEQVQAAWEAAYAGEPFVQVLPAGQVPRTADVLGANTVLIGVALDEAVGRVVTVLAIDNLYKGTAGAAVQSANIALGLDEIAGLSVDGVAP; this is encoded by the coding sequence ATGACACTCTCGGTCGCCGTCGCCGGCGCCTCCGGATACGCGGGCGGAGAGCTGCTGCGCATCCTCGCCGGCCACCCGGAGTTCGAGATCCGCACCGTCACCGCGCACCAGAACGCGGGCCAGCCGCTGATCGCGCACCAGCCGCACCTCCGTTCGCTCGCGCACCTGACCCTCTCGGAGAGCACCCCGGAGAACCTCGCGGGGCACGACGTCGTCTTCCTGGCGCTCCCGCACGGCAAGTCGGGCGAGATCGCCGCGCAGCTTCCGGACGACACGCTCGTCGTCGACTGCGGGGCCGATCACCGCCTCGAGAGCGACGCCGACTGGGCGGCCTTCTACGGCGGCGCCTACTTCGGATCATGGGCCTACGGCGTTCCGGAGTTGCCCCTCCTGCGCGACGGAGCGACCCGGAAGCAGCGCGAGCGGCTGGTCGGCGCCAAGCGCATCGCCGCCCCCGGCTGCAACGCCAGTGCCGTCTCCCTGGCGCTCGCACCCGGCATCAGCTCAGGGCTGATCGAGGAGGAGGACCTCGTCGCCGTGCTGGCGGTCGGCCCTTCGGGAGCGGGGAAGTCGCTCAAGACCATGTACCTGGCGAGTGAGATCCTCGGCTCGGCGAACCCGTACGCGGTCGGCGGCACCCACCGGCACATCCCCGAGATCCAGCAGAACCTCCGCAAGGCCGGAGCGGTCTCGCCGACCCTGTCCTTCACCCCGGTGCTCGTGCCCATGGCCCGCGGAATCCTGGCCACCTCCACAGCCCGGGTGAAGCCGGGAGTCACCGCCGAACAGGTGCAGGCGGCGTGGGAGGCGGCGTATGCAGGCGAGCCGTTCGTCCAGGTGCTGCCCGCGGGTCAGGTGCCGCGGACGGCCGACGTCCTCGGCGCGAACACCGTGCTCATCGGCGTCGCCCTCGACGAGGCCGTGGGGCGCGTGGTGACGGTGCTCGCCATCGACAATCTGTACAAGGGAACCGCCGGCGCGGCCGTCCAGTCCGCGAACATCGCGCTCGGGCTCGACGAGATCGCCGGCCTGAGCGTGGACGGAGTAGCGCCGTGA
- a CDS encoding DUF1844 domain-containing protein — MSDTSAESGDQYYDEEGVADAVRDIAEVPAVEVITTTAVHLMSAAAVKVGLADDPERQTDLDEARKLIDALAGLVTASAQHIGDQHARSLRDGLRSLQLAFREASTIPDEIGKGPGEKYTGPVS, encoded by the coding sequence GTGAGCGACACTTCCGCCGAGTCCGGCGATCAGTACTACGACGAGGAGGGCGTCGCGGACGCCGTCCGCGACATCGCGGAGGTGCCGGCGGTCGAGGTGATCACGACCACCGCGGTGCACCTGATGAGCGCCGCGGCCGTCAAGGTCGGCCTCGCCGACGACCCGGAGCGCCAGACGGATCTCGATGAGGCGCGCAAGCTGATCGACGCCCTCGCCGGGCTCGTTACGGCGAGCGCGCAGCACATCGGCGACCAGCACGCGCGCAGCCTGCGCGACGGTCTCCGGTCGCTCCAGCTGGCCTTCCGCGAGGCCTCGACCATCCCGGACGAGATCGGCAAGGGCCCGGGCGAGAAGTACACCGGCCCGGTGAGCTGA
- the rplT gene encoding 50S ribosomal protein L20, giving the protein MARVKRAVNAHKKRRVILERAEGYRGQRSRLYRKAKEQVTHSLVYAYRDRRQKKGDFRRLWIQRINAASRANGLTYNRFIQGLGLAGVEVDRRILADLAVTEPATFAALVETAKKALPADTSAPKADAAA; this is encoded by the coding sequence ATGGCAAGAGTGAAGAGGGCTGTCAACGCCCACAAGAAGCGTCGGGTCATCCTCGAGCGCGCCGAGGGCTACCGCGGTCAGCGGTCGCGTCTCTACCGCAAGGCCAAGGAGCAGGTCACCCACTCCCTCGTCTACGCGTACCGCGACCGCCGCCAGAAGAAGGGCGACTTCCGTCGTCTCTGGATCCAGCGGATCAACGCGGCGAGCCGCGCCAACGGCCTGACCTACAACCGCTTCATCCAGGGCCTGGGCCTGGCGGGCGTCGAGGTCGACCGTCGCATCCTCGCCGACCTGGCCGTGACCGAGCCCGCGACCTTCGCGGCCCTCGTCGAGACCGCCAAGAAGGCGCTCCCGGCCGACACCTCCGCCCCCAAGGCGGACGCCGCGGCGTAA
- the rpmI gene encoding 50S ribosomal protein L35, giving the protein MPKQKSHSGAKKRFKITGSGKVMKQQSGMRHNLEVKSSSRKRRLNAEQVVPEVDAKVIRRMLGK; this is encoded by the coding sequence ATGCCCAAGCAGAAGTCCCACTCCGGCGCCAAGAAGCGCTTCAAGATCACCGGCAGCGGCAAGGTCATGAAGCAGCAGTCCGGCATGCGCCACAACCTCGAGGTCAAGTCCAGCAGCCGCAAGCGCCGCCTGAACGCCGAGCAGGTCGTGCCCGAGGTGGACGCCAAGGTCATCCGCCGGATGCTCGGCAAGTAA
- a CDS encoding TrmH family RNA methyltransferase, with protein sequence MLDNPRSPRVRAVAKLAKRAARAETGLFLLEGPQAVAEALSYRPELLVELYATPTALERYADIAQTAVEAGVDVEFVTEQVLDAMADTVTPQGFVAVCRQFPTSIRDIFTSAPRLVAVLEEVRDPGNAGTIIRAADSAGADAVVLSGRTVDLYNPKVVRSTTGSLFHIPVAVGADLGDVVGRAHSAGLQVLAADIKGEDLLAARRDGQLEHPTAWVFGNEARGLADELLELVDRVVTVPIYGSAESMNLATAASVCLYESAFAQRSAALIEQGAAD encoded by the coding sequence ATGCTGGACAACCCGCGCTCACCGCGCGTCAGGGCCGTCGCCAAGCTGGCCAAGCGCGCCGCGCGCGCAGAGACGGGACTCTTCCTCCTGGAGGGACCGCAGGCCGTCGCCGAAGCGCTGTCGTACCGTCCGGAGCTCCTCGTCGAGCTGTACGCGACGCCGACGGCGCTCGAGCGGTACGCGGACATCGCGCAGACGGCCGTCGAAGCCGGCGTCGACGTCGAGTTCGTGACCGAGCAGGTGCTCGACGCCATGGCCGACACGGTGACGCCGCAGGGCTTCGTCGCCGTCTGCCGGCAGTTCCCGACCTCCATCCGCGACATCTTCACCTCCGCACCCCGGCTCGTCGCCGTCCTGGAGGAGGTGCGCGACCCCGGCAACGCCGGAACCATCATCCGTGCAGCCGACTCTGCGGGGGCGGACGCCGTCGTGCTGTCCGGCCGCACGGTCGATCTCTACAACCCGAAGGTGGTGCGCTCGACCACCGGGTCGCTGTTCCACATCCCCGTCGCGGTCGGAGCCGACCTCGGCGATGTCGTGGGCCGGGCCCACTCGGCCGGGCTCCAGGTGCTCGCCGCCGACATCAAAGGGGAGGATCTCCTCGCCGCCCGCCGCGACGGCCAGCTGGAGCACCCCACCGCGTGGGTCTTCGGCAACGAGGCCCGCGGCCTGGCCGACGAGCTGCTGGAATTGGTCGACCGCGTCGTCACCGTGCCCATCTACGGCAGTGCCGAGTCGATGAACCTCGCCACCGCCGCCTCCGTGTGCCTCTACGAGTCCGCGTTCGCGCAGCGGTCTGCGGCGCTCATCGAGCAGGGGGCCGCCGACTAG
- a CDS encoding gamma-glutamyltransferase family protein, whose protein sequence is MTFTPPPAFTTRPTLEGTFGMSASTHWLATASAQAVLERGGNAFDAAVAAAFVLHVVEPHLNGPGGDLVAIFATAADPSPTVLSGQGPAPAAATREHYLAEGLELVPGSGALAAAVPGAVDAWLLLLKEHGTWELGDVLAFAIGYAEDGHPVLERVCRTIAAVADLFLEHWPSSAELWMPGGRVPEPGELIRNPAYAAVLRELVAAGDGAATREARIEAARSEWATGRVAKEASAFLRRPHRHSPGTDHAGVITEDDFAAYRAHVEPAVTLEFRGCTIAKSGAWGQGPALLQTLAILDGFDDERLDPSTELGAHTILEAQKLAYADRDAYYGDAQVPLEHLLTPEYAAERRALISDGASTEHRPGSIPGVEPFLPPLRVEYTPPGGSATAGVGEPTVDRSGETRGDTCHLDVVDRWGNIVAATPSGGWLQSSPTIPALGFCLGSRLQMTWLEEGSASTLTPGRRPRTTLTPTLVLRDGAPVAALGSPGGDQQDLWQLPYLLRTIVGGYTPQQAIDAPTLHSTSMAGSFWPRTWEPAGAVVEDRLGDEVIAGLEARGHVVTRAGDWTLGRLSAVGRDPKTGVLTAAANPRGAQGYAAGR, encoded by the coding sequence GTGACGTTCACTCCCCCGCCCGCCTTCACCACCCGTCCGACGCTCGAGGGCACGTTCGGGATGTCCGCCTCCACGCACTGGCTCGCCACGGCGAGCGCGCAGGCCGTCCTCGAGCGCGGCGGGAACGCGTTCGACGCGGCGGTGGCGGCCGCCTTCGTGCTTCATGTCGTCGAGCCGCACCTCAACGGGCCGGGCGGGGACCTGGTGGCGATCTTCGCGACCGCGGCCGACCCCTCCCCGACGGTTCTCTCGGGGCAAGGCCCGGCACCTGCCGCTGCGACGCGCGAGCATTATCTGGCCGAGGGCCTCGAGCTGGTCCCCGGCTCCGGCGCTCTGGCGGCCGCCGTGCCGGGCGCGGTCGACGCATGGCTGCTCCTCCTGAAGGAGCACGGCACCTGGGAGCTCGGCGACGTGCTCGCGTTCGCCATCGGCTACGCGGAGGACGGCCACCCGGTGCTCGAGCGGGTGTGCCGCACCATCGCGGCGGTCGCCGACCTCTTCCTGGAGCACTGGCCGAGTTCGGCCGAGCTCTGGATGCCCGGCGGCCGGGTGCCGGAGCCGGGCGAGCTGATCCGCAATCCCGCCTACGCCGCCGTGCTCCGCGAGCTGGTCGCCGCGGGAGACGGCGCCGCCACGCGCGAGGCGCGGATCGAAGCGGCGCGCAGCGAGTGGGCGACCGGACGCGTCGCGAAGGAGGCGTCCGCCTTCCTGCGGCGGCCGCACCGGCACTCACCGGGCACGGACCACGCGGGCGTCATCACCGAGGACGACTTCGCCGCGTACCGCGCCCACGTCGAGCCCGCGGTGACGCTCGAGTTCCGCGGCTGCACGATCGCGAAGTCCGGTGCGTGGGGTCAGGGCCCCGCGCTGCTGCAGACACTGGCGATCCTCGATGGCTTCGACGATGAGCGCCTCGACCCCTCGACCGAGCTCGGCGCCCATACGATCCTGGAGGCGCAGAAGCTCGCCTATGCCGACCGCGACGCCTACTACGGCGATGCGCAGGTTCCCCTCGAGCACCTCCTCACCCCCGAGTACGCGGCGGAGCGACGTGCGCTGATCTCCGACGGCGCCTCCACCGAGCACCGGCCGGGCTCCATACCCGGCGTCGAGCCGTTCCTCCCGCCTCTTCGCGTGGAGTACACCCCTCCTGGCGGCTCGGCGACAGCGGGCGTGGGCGAGCCGACCGTCGATCGCAGCGGCGAGACCCGGGGCGACACCTGCCACCTCGACGTGGTCGACCGCTGGGGCAATATCGTCGCGGCGACGCCGTCGGGCGGCTGGCTGCAGTCGTCTCCGACGATCCCGGCACTCGGCTTCTGCCTCGGCAGCCGCCTCCAGATGACCTGGCTCGAGGAGGGGTCCGCCTCCACGCTCACGCCGGGTCGGCGCCCGCGCACGACGCTCACGCCGACCCTGGTGCTCCGCGACGGCGCCCCGGTGGCCGCTCTGGGCTCGCCGGGAGGCGACCAGCAGGACCTGTGGCAGCTGCCGTACCTGCTCCGGACGATCGTGGGCGGCTACACCCCGCAGCAGGCGATCGACGCGCCGACCCTCCACAGCACGTCGATGGCCGGCTCGTTCTGGCCGCGCACCTGGGAGCCGGCCGGAGCGGTCGTGGAGGACCGGCTCGGCGACGAGGTCATCGCGGGTCTCGAGGCGCGCGGCCACGTCGTCACGCGGGCCGGCGACTGGACGCTCGGGCGGCTCTCGGCGGTCGGCCGCGACCCGAAGACGGGCGTGCTGACCGCTGCCGCGAACCCGCGAGGCGCCCAGGGGTACGCGGCGGGCCGCTGA